One Polaribacter sp. KT25b DNA segment encodes these proteins:
- a CDS encoding xanthine dehydrogenase family protein molybdopterin-binding subunit, with protein MSNIQQINRRDFVKLFGLATGGLLLGCNISSGKKDFIPHTNGTLAPNLFVQIQKDGTVILIASRSEMGQGIRTSLASAIADELEADWKYITVKQATGDAKYGNQNTDGSRSVRTLLAPMRKMGAVAKAMLVTAAAKKWKVAETDCIAKNHFIINTKNNDKIFFGDLVDDAVKVTIPDEETIKLKKVADFKFIGKTLKSVDLKDFTNGTATYGNDVRIPDMKFAAIARCPVTFGTVKSFDSTDAEKTPGVEKVFQLDRMEPPTGKFYGALGGVAVIANNTWAAFQGKLNLDIEWNYGKNHSFDSEKFKEILTKRVKEKGKSVPGNSGDVDDAFEIAEKTIEATYYVPFLAHTPMEVPNATAWYQKNKIEVWAPLQDPQTARAELAYFFEVPLESITINVTFLGGGFGRKSKSDFVVEAVALSKEIKAPVQVVWTREDDIQNSYYHATSTQYLKGSLDKNGQVTGWLQRVAFPSIGSTFKPLSEYAGGFELNQGFTNNPYNLANFSLENAKAEANLRIGWMRSVVHIHSGFGNNSFVDELAFVAKKDPIKFHLDLIGEDRVIEGRSEFPYDSKRMKAVLKNTAKISNWGKELPENHGLGVAIHYSFYSYVATIVEVSVVNEKVKVENVWTTIDCGLALNKDNIKNQLEGAAIFGMSLALYGKISVKEGAVEQQNFFDYQMTRMKDAPKIHVDIIDAMDKHPTGVGEPGVPVMAPAICNAIFNATGKRVRSLPLSDFGMV; from the coding sequence ATGAGTAACATACAGCAAATAAATCGTAGAGATTTTGTAAAATTATTTGGCTTAGCAACAGGAGGGCTTCTTTTAGGATGTAATATTTCATCTGGTAAAAAAGATTTTATTCCGCATACAAATGGCACTTTAGCGCCTAACTTATTTGTGCAAATTCAAAAAGATGGAACTGTTATTTTAATAGCTTCTCGTTCTGAAATGGGACAAGGAATTAGAACTTCTTTAGCATCCGCAATTGCGGATGAATTAGAAGCCGATTGGAAATATATTACTGTAAAACAAGCAACAGGAGATGCCAAATACGGCAATCAAAATACAGATGGTTCACGAAGTGTAAGAACGTTGTTAGCACCAATGCGTAAAATGGGTGCAGTTGCAAAAGCAATGTTAGTTACAGCTGCTGCAAAAAAATGGAAGGTTGCAGAAACTGATTGTATTGCAAAAAATCACTTTATAATTAATACAAAAAATAACGATAAAATTTTCTTTGGTGATTTGGTTGATGATGCTGTTAAAGTTACCATTCCAGATGAAGAAACTATTAAACTAAAAAAAGTAGCAGACTTTAAATTTATAGGTAAAACCTTAAAAAGTGTAGATTTAAAAGATTTTACAAATGGTACGGCAACTTACGGTAATGATGTTAGAATTCCTGATATGAAATTTGCTGCAATTGCAAGGTGTCCTGTAACTTTTGGAACCGTAAAAAGTTTTGATAGTACAGATGCAGAGAAAACGCCAGGTGTAGAAAAAGTTTTTCAGTTAGATAGAATGGAACCTCCAACTGGTAAGTTTTATGGCGCCTTAGGTGGCGTTGCAGTAATTGCAAATAATACTTGGGCTGCTTTTCAAGGAAAATTAAACTTAGATATTGAATGGAATTATGGTAAAAATCATTCTTTTGATTCAGAAAAATTTAAAGAAATACTTACCAAAAGAGTTAAAGAAAAAGGAAAATCAGTTCCTGGTAATTCTGGAGATGTAGATGATGCTTTTGAAATTGCAGAAAAAACAATAGAAGCAACCTACTATGTTCCGTTTTTAGCGCATACGCCAATGGAAGTGCCAAACGCTACAGCTTGGTATCAAAAAAATAAAATAGAAGTTTGGGCACCTTTACAAGATCCGCAAACGGCAAGAGCAGAACTTGCGTATTTTTTTGAAGTTCCTTTAGAAAGTATTACTATAAATGTTACTTTTTTAGGTGGTGGTTTTGGGCGTAAATCAAAATCTGATTTTGTGGTTGAAGCCGTTGCTTTATCCAAAGAAATAAAAGCACCTGTACAAGTAGTTTGGACCCGTGAAGATGATATTCAAAATAGTTATTATCATGCTACAAGTACACAATATTTAAAAGGTTCTTTAGATAAAAATGGTCAAGTAACTGGTTGGTTGCAAAGAGTTGCATTTCCTTCAATTGGCTCTACCTTTAAACCATTGTCTGAATATGCTGGGGGTTTTGAGCTTAATCAAGGATTTACAAATAATCCTTACAATTTAGCTAACTTTAGTTTAGAAAACGCAAAAGCAGAAGCAAATTTAAGAATTGGTTGGATGCGTTCTGTAGTTCATATTCATAGCGGTTTTGGTAATAATTCTTTTGTAGATGAATTAGCATTTGTTGCTAAAAAAGATCCAATTAAATTTCATTTAGATTTAATTGGAGAAGATAGAGTTATTGAAGGTAGATCTGAGTTTCCGTATGATTCTAAACGAATGAAAGCCGTTTTAAAAAATACCGCTAAAATTTCTAATTGGGGCAAAGAACTTCCTGAGAATCATGGACTAGGAGTGGCGATTCATTATAGTTTTTACAGTTATGTAGCCACCATTGTAGAGGTTTCTGTTGTAAATGAAAAAGTAAAAGTAGAAAATGTTTGGACAACCATAGATTGTGGTTTGGCATTAAACAAAGACAATATTAAAAATCAATTAGAAGGTGCTGCTATTTTTGGAATGTCTTTAGCTTTGTACGGAAAAATTTCTGTAAAAGAAGGAGCCGTTGAGCAACAAAATTTCTTTGATTACCAAATGACAAGAATGAAAGATGCACCAAAGATTCATGTAGATATTATAGATGCTATGGATAAACATCCTACAGGTGTTGGTGAACCTGGCGTTCCTGTAATGGCGCCTGCTATTTGTAATGCTATTTTTAATGCGACTGGTAAAAGAGTTAGAAGCTTACCTTTGTCGGATTTTGGGATGGTTTAA
- a CDS encoding DNA-binding protein, with protein MAIRYRITKRSNSIQNKKEQYIMQAVTTGTVDLETISNVISNECSLHSVDVQAVLIALGKKLDFYLQEGNIVDLGAVGKFKMGFQCTAEEDPKLLSPKRNIKKYHVNYQPSVKLKRVLKKGITTYKEGSRSI; from the coding sequence ATGGCAATACGTTACAGAATCACCAAAAGAAGCAATAGCATACAAAACAAAAAAGAACAATACATTATGCAAGCCGTTACTACAGGCACTGTAGATTTAGAAACCATTAGCAATGTAATTAGCAATGAATGTAGTTTACATAGTGTAGATGTGCAAGCTGTATTAATTGCGCTTGGTAAAAAGTTAGATTTTTATTTACAAGAAGGTAATATTGTAGACTTGGGTGCTGTAGGCAAGTTTAAAATGGGGTTTCAATGCACGGCAGAAGAAGACCCAAAACTCTTATCCCCAAAACGAAATATTAAAAAGTACCATGTAAATTACCAACCTTCGGTAAAATTAAAACGCGTATTAAAAAAAGGAATAACTACTTATAAAGAAGGTAGTAGGAGTATCTAG
- a CDS encoding transposase: MSTKYKATMTDTGYFVTITIVGWVDVFTRLKQRYIIINALNYCQKEKGLEIYAYCIMPSHVHMLCKANEGYLLSNIMRDFKKFTSKKIIDTIINYPESRREWLLDFFKNACKHLNRKQTYKVWQDGYHAEICNSNTFIKQKLNYIHNNPVIDKIVANPEDYMFSSARNYADLDSELDVVVLNVF, translated from the coding sequence ATGTCAACTAAATATAAAGCAACCATGACAGATACAGGCTATTTTGTAACTATTACAATTGTAGGTTGGGTAGATGTTTTTACGAGGTTAAAGCAACGCTACATAATTATTAATGCTTTAAATTATTGCCAAAAAGAAAAAGGTTTAGAAATTTATGCATATTGCATTATGCCAAGCCATGTACACATGTTATGTAAGGCAAATGAAGGATATTTATTATCTAATATTATGCGAGATTTTAAAAAATTTACATCAAAAAAAATAATAGATACTATTATAAATTATCCTGAAAGTAGACGTGAATGGTTATTAGATTTTTTTAAGAATGCTTGTAAACATTTAAATAGAAAACAAACCTATAAAGTATGGCAAGATGGCTATCATGCAGAAATATGTAATTCTAATACTTTTATAAAACAAAAATTAAATTATATCCATAACAACCCTGTAATTGATAAAATTGTAGCAAATCCAGAAGATTATATGTTTAGTTCTGCTCGTAATTATGCAGATTTAGATAGTGAATTAGACGTTGTTGTTTTAAATGTTTTTTAA
- a CDS encoding (deoxy)nucleoside triphosphate pyrophosphohydrolase encodes MNKIINVTCAIISFKDKTLAVQRSETMKLPLKWEFAGGKIEVGESEIDCIKREILEELNIQIEVKERLTSVVHQYPNFKIKLIPFIAEYIKGELKLREHSDFVLANKKEMLNLDWAEADVPILKEYMKL; translated from the coding sequence ATGAATAAAATTATAAATGTAACTTGTGCTATCATCAGTTTTAAGGATAAAACTTTAGCTGTTCAGAGAAGTGAAACAATGAAACTTCCTTTGAAATGGGAATTTGCTGGAGGTAAAATAGAAGTTGGAGAATCTGAAATTGATTGCATTAAAAGAGAAATCTTAGAAGAGTTAAACATTCAAATAGAAGTCAAAGAAAGATTGACTTCGGTAGTTCATCAATATCCTAATTTTAAGATAAAACTAATACCTTTTATAGCGGAATATATTAAAGGAGAATTGAAATTGAGAGAACATTCAGATTTTGTATTAGCCAATAAAAAAGAAATGCTAAATTTAGATTGGGCAGAAGCAGATGTGCCAATTTTAAAAGAATATATGAAGCTATGA
- a CDS encoding DUF3427 domain-containing protein: MNKGIYEELITQLINDKLNEIDKDKFFLKKNLIDKEEASGILSKHLSKTVKQAFDLIKGQNKVEEQIKIANKIIKLLKQELKKQDFDEDLVHVEGEILKAVFSKTDAHFSNLDLHLKEITPYTTLTQSELFTGGNGGLSLESELKKEILSSDKINLLVSFIKFKGIIILEKELREFTERGGELNVITTTYIGATDYKAVQLLAKLPNTKVKISYNTSNERLHAKAYLFYRNTGFHTAYIGSSNFSRSALTDGLEWNLKVTTKEVSHIIDKFQKTFDAYWQSNDFELFNDSIHKEKLQDALKQSKFSKPYENTTAFFDIKPFPYQKEVLEKLEVERTVHKRFRNLVVAATGTGKTVISAFDYKRFKQNNESSKLLFLAHRKEILQKSHSTFQGVLKNNNIGELWVDGQVPDNFECVFASVQTVNNQIENVNISADYYDYIIIDECHHQKAKSYRSIINYFKPKILLGLTATPERMDGGDILEDFDNKIAAEIRLPEAMNKKLLCPFQYFGITDSIDLSNVKWVKGRYVASELTDVYTVNDRRVREIIDALDKYTKDVNDVRALGYCVSMEHAKYMSEKFTLAGLKADFLTSNNSKDRVHIRKKLEKKEINYLFVVDIFNEGIDIPEIDTLLFLRPTESLTIFLQQLGRGLRLFEEKDCLTVLDFVGNSRPEYNFESKFRALIGKTNTTVVKEVEDNFPHLPLGCSIVLEKKTKETILKNISAATSLNKNKLIQRIQQFQHDTDLSLTIGNFSAFYNIPLQSIYKRNSWKRLCQLAGKINDFDSKNEKPIISAISNKWLSTNSLSYFTFILKIAKQNFAINISEFNSNEKTMLLMLHYDVWQKEGGFDSLEESIKAIGLNTILVEEITEVLEVLIENIDFKELPIELPYQQPLKLHSRYTRDQILVAFKFSSFEKKSSNREGTAENKDLNTEVLFINLIKTEENFSPTTMYNDYAVTESLFHWQTQNPARPDLGKGLSYINHKKTKKRILLFVREKAINEFGKSLGFIFIGEGNLKDHRGSKPMSINWELQEPMPHYLWKDAAKLSIG, from the coding sequence ATGAATAAAGGAATATACGAAGAGTTAATAACACAACTTATTAATGATAAACTAAATGAAATAGATAAGGACAAGTTTTTTTTAAAGAAAAATTTAATTGATAAAGAAGAAGCTTCTGGTATTCTATCTAAACATTTATCTAAAACGGTTAAGCAAGCTTTTGATTTAATTAAAGGTCAAAACAAGGTAGAGGAACAAATAAAAATAGCTAATAAAATAATTAAGCTACTTAAGCAGGAATTAAAAAAACAAGATTTTGATGAAGACTTGGTTCATGTTGAAGGAGAAATTTTAAAAGCTGTTTTTTCTAAAACTGATGCCCACTTTTCAAATTTAGATTTGCACCTCAAAGAAATAACACCTTATACAACTTTAACACAAAGCGAATTATTTACTGGTGGAAATGGTGGTTTATCTCTAGAAAGTGAGCTTAAAAAAGAAATACTTTCTTCTGATAAAATCAATCTATTAGTTTCTTTCATAAAGTTCAAAGGAATAATAATTCTTGAAAAAGAATTAAGAGAATTTACAGAACGAGGAGGAGAACTAAATGTAATCACGACAACTTATATTGGTGCAACAGATTATAAAGCCGTTCAATTACTTGCTAAGCTACCAAATACCAAGGTTAAAATATCTTACAATACTTCAAACGAAAGATTGCATGCAAAAGCCTACTTATTTTACAGAAATACTGGCTTTCATACTGCTTATATTGGTTCTTCAAATTTTTCAAGGTCTGCTTTAACTGATGGTTTAGAATGGAATTTAAAAGTGACAACTAAAGAAGTTAGCCATATAATTGATAAGTTTCAGAAAACATTTGATGCATATTGGCAAAGTAATGATTTCGAATTATTTAACGATTCTATTCATAAAGAGAAACTTCAAGATGCATTAAAGCAAAGTAAGTTTAGTAAGCCTTATGAGAATACAACTGCCTTTTTTGATATCAAACCATTTCCTTATCAAAAGGAAGTTTTAGAAAAATTAGAAGTAGAAAGAACAGTACACAAAAGATTTAGAAATCTTGTTGTTGCAGCAACTGGAACTGGGAAAACGGTAATTTCTGCTTTTGATTATAAGAGATTCAAACAAAATAATGAATCTTCAAAACTATTATTCTTAGCACATCGAAAAGAGATATTACAAAAATCACATTCAACTTTTCAAGGTGTTTTAAAAAATAATAATATTGGTGAATTATGGGTAGATGGACAAGTTCCTGATAATTTCGAATGTGTATTTGCATCTGTTCAAACAGTCAATAATCAAATTGAAAATGTAAACATATCTGCAGATTACTATGATTATATAATTATTGATGAATGTCATCATCAAAAAGCAAAAAGTTATAGGTCAATAATTAATTATTTCAAACCTAAAATACTTCTTGGCCTTACAGCAACTCCGGAAAGAATGGATGGTGGAGATATTTTAGAAGATTTTGACAACAAAATTGCAGCAGAAATTAGATTACCTGAAGCAATGAATAAAAAATTGCTTTGCCCTTTTCAATATTTTGGAATTACAGATAGTATCGATTTATCAAATGTTAAATGGGTTAAAGGAAGGTATGTAGCAAGTGAATTAACAGATGTTTACACTGTAAATGACAGAAGAGTTCGCGAAATTATTGATGCATTAGATAAGTATACAAAAGATGTAAATGATGTTAGAGCATTAGGATATTGTGTTTCAATGGAACATGCCAAATACATGTCAGAAAAATTTACTTTAGCAGGATTAAAAGCGGATTTTTTAACAAGTAACAATAGTAAAGACAGAGTTCATATTCGTAAAAAGCTAGAGAAGAAGGAAATTAATTATTTGTTTGTCGTTGATATTTTTAATGAAGGGATTGATATTCCTGAAATAGATACTTTACTATTTTTAAGACCAACAGAAAGCCTAACTATATTTTTGCAACAATTAGGAAGAGGTTTAAGGTTATTTGAAGAAAAAGATTGCTTAACCGTTTTAGATTTTGTTGGAAATTCTAGACCAGAGTATAATTTTGAAAGTAAGTTTAGAGCATTAATAGGTAAAACAAATACTACTGTTGTTAAAGAAGTTGAGGATAATTTTCCTCACTTACCATTAGGGTGCTCAATAGTTTTAGAGAAAAAGACTAAAGAAACGATTCTTAAAAATATTTCTGCTGCAACATCATTAAATAAAAATAAATTAATTCAAAGAATTCAGCAATTTCAACATGATACTGATTTATCACTAACCATTGGAAATTTTAGTGCCTTTTACAATATACCATTGCAATCAATTTACAAAAGAAATAGTTGGAAAAGACTATGTCAACTTGCAGGTAAAATAAATGATTTTGATTCTAAAAATGAAAAACCAATTATTTCAGCAATCTCAAATAAGTGGCTTTCTACAAATTCGTTGAGCTATTTTACTTTTATTTTAAAAATTGCAAAACAAAATTTCGCTATAAATATTTCTGAATTTAATTCGAATGAAAAAACAATGCTCTTAATGTTGCATTATGATGTTTGGCAAAAAGAAGGAGGATTTGATTCATTAGAAGAAAGCATAAAGGCAATTGGTTTGAATACAATTTTAGTTGAAGAAATAACAGAAGTTCTTGAGGTGTTAATTGAAAACATAGACTTTAAAGAACTACCTATTGAACTTCCTTATCAACAACCATTGAAATTACATAGTCGCTACACTAGAGACCAAATTTTAGTTGCTTTTAAGTTTAGTAGTTTCGAAAAAAAATCATCTAACAGAGAAGGAACTGCTGAAAACAAAGATTTGAATACAGAAGTGTTGTTTATCAATCTTATTAAAACAGAAGAAAATTTTTCACCAACAACCATGTATAATGATTATGCTGTAACTGAGTCTTTATTTCATTGGCAAACTCAAAATCCAGCAAGACCAGATTTAGGCAAGGGTTTATCTTACATAAACCATAAAAAAACAAAAAAAAGAATATTACTTTTTGTTAGAGAAAAAGCTATAAATGAGTTTGGTAAAAGTTTAGGGTTTATTTTTATTGGAGAAGGAAATTTAAAAGATCATAGAGGTTCTAAACCAATGAGTATTAATTGGGAGCTTCAAGAACCGATGCCTCATTATTTATGGAAGGATGCAGCCAAATTATCAATTGGTTAA